The Aminiphilus circumscriptus DSM 16581 genome contains a region encoding:
- a CDS encoding TRAP transporter large permease yields MDIGVISILLFGSMFLLLASGLPVAFVLGGLATVFAAIFWGPESLFIIVARTYSMMSTTTLVAAPLFVLMATVLERSGVAEDLFEMMYRWSGGVKGGLAVGTVFACTLIAAMSGIASTGVVVMGVMALPAMLKRGYDKRIATGCILAGGVLGPLIPPSIALVLYGTIAQVSIGGLFAGGMSAGILCSLLIIGYILIKCYLNPELGPPIPLEERSDWGAKVASLKGVILPLLLITAVLGSIYSGIATPTEAAAVGAFGAFVCSAIHRRLNWELLKSVAYTTIKVQGFMMWILFAAQAFAAVYMGLGASRMVIRLVETYEIGWWTMLIAIQVVWFLLGLVIDAWSILMITLPILLPILPLYGFDPLWLGVLYAVNTQTGYLTPPFGTMLFMMKGIAPKEVTMNDIYRSIVPFVVTQLVCLALCIIFPKVVTWLPDLLFK; encoded by the coding sequence ATGGACATCGGGGTCATTTCGATTCTCCTTTTCGGCAGCATGTTCCTTCTCTTGGCCTCGGGTCTTCCCGTCGCCTTCGTCCTTGGCGGACTGGCCACGGTCTTTGCCGCGATCTTCTGGGGTCCCGAGTCCCTCTTCATCATCGTCGCCAGGACGTATTCCATGATGTCCACCACGACGCTGGTGGCCGCTCCTCTTTTTGTCCTCATGGCGACCGTACTGGAGCGTTCCGGTGTCGCGGAGGACCTGTTCGAGATGATGTACCGGTGGTCGGGGGGCGTCAAAGGAGGCCTGGCGGTCGGTACAGTCTTTGCCTGCACGCTCATAGCCGCCATGTCCGGCATTGCCTCCACGGGAGTTGTGGTGATGGGCGTCATGGCTCTTCCCGCCATGCTCAAACGCGGCTACGACAAGAGAATCGCCACGGGGTGCATTTTGGCCGGAGGAGTTCTGGGGCCGCTCATTCCTCCCAGTATCGCGTTGGTGCTTTACGGAACGATTGCCCAGGTCTCCATCGGTGGCCTCTTCGCCGGAGGAATGAGTGCCGGAATCTTGTGCTCACTCCTGATTATCGGGTACATATTGATCAAATGCTATCTGAATCCGGAGTTGGGACCGCCTATTCCCTTGGAGGAGCGGTCAGACTGGGGAGCCAAGGTGGCTTCGCTGAAGGGAGTCATTCTTCCGCTTCTCCTGATCACCGCCGTTTTGGGTTCCATCTATTCGGGTATCGCCACGCCCACCGAGGCTGCCGCCGTGGGTGCTTTCGGTGCTTTCGTGTGCAGCGCCATCCACAGACGGTTGAACTGGGAGCTGCTCAAAAGCGTGGCCTATACCACCATAAAGGTGCAGGGCTTCATGATGTGGATTCTTTTCGCCGCCCAGGCATTTGCGGCCGTCTACATGGGTTTGGGTGCCTCGCGGATGGTCATTCGACTGGTTGAGACCTATGAGATCGGCTGGTGGACCATGCTGATCGCCATACAAGTCGTCTGGTTCCTTCTCGGGCTTGTCATCGATGCGTGGAGCATTCTGATGATCACCCTTCCCATCCTTCTTCCTATCCTTCCGCTATACGGCTTTGACCCTCTGTGGCTGGGTGTGCTCTACGCCGTCAACACGCAGACGGGATACCTGACGCCGCCCTTCGGCACCATGCTGTTCATGATGAAGGGAATCGCTCCCAAGGAAGTCACCATGAACGACATTTACCGCTCCATCGTGCCCTTCGTGGTGACCCAGCTGGTCTGTCTTGCCCTGTGCATCATCTTCCCGAAGGTCGTCACCTGGCTTCCCGATCTCCTCTTCAAGTGA
- the galE gene encoding UDP-glucose 4-epimerase GalE codes for MAVLVCGGAGYIGSHMVRFLLERGEDVLVLDDLSTGHRDFVPPSVPFVQGDVRDATLLGCLFREHRVDAVFHFAAFIQVGESMRDPLAYYDNNLQGVLRLLQTMVRHGVENFVFSSTAAVYGEPELVPIPEDALKCPTNPYGETKLAVERLLHWTSVAHDLRWSALRYFNACGAALDGSIGEAHDPETHLIPLVLDAAMGRRPSVTIFGDDYDTPDGTCIRDYVHVMDLVEAHLLALNALRSGRRSSVYNLGNGRGFSVLEVVEACRRVTGRSILVEKGARRPGDPARLVASSARIREELGWEPRYTALDAIVETAWRWHGKRWG; via the coding sequence ATGGCGGTACTCGTCTGTGGCGGTGCAGGCTATATCGGTAGTCACATGGTCCGTTTCCTTCTGGAGCGAGGCGAGGATGTTCTCGTTCTGGACGATCTTTCCACAGGGCATCGGGACTTTGTCCCCCCCTCCGTTCCGTTCGTTCAGGGCGACGTTCGGGATGCGACGTTGCTGGGGTGCCTCTTCCGCGAGCACCGGGTGGACGCGGTGTTTCATTTCGCCGCGTTCATTCAGGTGGGGGAGAGCATGCGCGATCCTCTTGCCTATTACGACAACAACCTCCAGGGTGTGTTGCGGCTCCTTCAGACCATGGTGCGCCATGGTGTGGAAAATTTTGTTTTTTCCTCCACGGCGGCGGTGTACGGCGAGCCTGAATTGGTTCCCATTCCTGAGGACGCGCTCAAGTGTCCTACGAATCCCTACGGTGAGACGAAACTGGCGGTGGAACGCCTTCTTCACTGGACGTCGGTCGCCCACGATCTTCGCTGGAGTGCGCTGCGCTATTTCAACGCTTGCGGGGCCGCCCTGGACGGAAGCATCGGCGAAGCCCACGACCCGGAGACACACCTCATTCCCCTGGTTCTCGATGCGGCCATGGGGCGACGTCCCTCCGTCACCATCTTCGGCGACGACTATGACACCCCAGACGGAACCTGCATCCGGGACTACGTGCACGTCATGGACCTTGTGGAGGCACATCTCCTGGCCCTGAACGCCCTTCGTTCGGGCCGAAGGAGCAGTGTCTACAATCTCGGAAACGGCAGAGGATTTTCCGTCCTGGAGGTGGTCGAAGCCTGCCGCCGCGTCACGGGAAGGAGCATCCTCGTGGAAAAGGGAGCGCGCCGCCCTGGAGACCCGGCACGCCTGGTGGCTTCCTCGGCGCGCATCCGGGAGGAGCTGGGATGGGAACCCCGCTACACGGCTCTGGATGCCATCGTGGAGACAGCCTGGCGATGGCACGGAAAACGGTGGGGGTAG